CATATTTAAATACGTACAGCTATATACTATTACTAGTTGTAACTTTATGTCACTAAGTAGATGCGAAATCGGGGGAAAAATCGACGAATCGGCGAAGATGAAAAATTGTCCAGACGTTCAACGAAAccaaatgcaatatttaattatacaacaaAACTAACATAGAACAAACAAGCGagtatatgaatatatatattttacaattgaTTTATATAACGTATAAGTAAATGCCACATCATTTTTCGTGTAAAGCCTATTGAATTgtttgttaaacattttttgaaacattttctttaCGAAAAACTAAGAAtgggcagaaaaaaaaaccataaaaaaacgaaaaaaaaatcacagcTCACACAAAGTTACgccaaaagaaatgaaaaccagaacaaaaaaatttatatacatttatcgaaggaaaaatatatacaacaaatataaattttagtGATTAATGTAAGCAAAGaaccaaaatgaaatattcatttttcaaaaCGCAAATAACTCAAGTTTGGAGAAAATGACAGCAAACAACACTACGAAAATAGCCTTACCAtgttttccaaaaagaaaaaactcgataacttttacattttgcgtttcattttttcccattttattttaaagttccATTATTCCAACACGAAATTGACGAgtaacgaaaatatttttacaaaacattaaaaaagtTAGAAAACcgaataaataatgaaaaactaaACCTAAAATGCATAACGCTTCCGACAATAAGCTTTGGCCACActattgtaataataatattgaaaaaaaaaaaccaaaacggtAGAAAATGGATATGGAAAATCGAAGATGAAATGCAGTTTCAAAAATGAAGTTTTTGCACTTACGAACGAATACGGAATTACAACGCCCAATgacaaattaaagtaaaaacataaatatttgcccaatTTAGTCAACagacatacatatagataaaaaaaattaactatGTACTTATGTAGTAGCCTGGTTCtactgtatatttttattaaatgaaGTTGTATTGCAGAATCAGCAAAGCAAATGTATTTTCATGACACGCATTTGAAGCGAACATATCAAAACCGAATACCGCATACGAGAATACGGAAAATACGAAATTATCTATAAATTACCGATACCGATTACCAATTACCGATTACCAATTAACGATTACCAACTACCGATTGGATGTTATCAGTGAGCGTAAAACCGTTGAACGTTTAGCCCCAAAAGCAAAGAATTTCGAAAATAACTATAAATTTGGAAGCTGGCAGATAAACTAGGTACCGGTAGGTGTCTTGCAAAATATTCGCGaatgaaaacataaacataaattatagcaaaaaaaaaaagaaaagaaaactcgaGTTCTTAAGCTGTTTCATCATTTATTattgacaaatatttacaagcgCATTTAGGACGCAAAATGTGAAGTATAATATGCAATTGAAGCCATAATACCAATTATAACAAATCAAATGCGAGATGAAtacgaaaaatacaaaaaaaaaaaaacaaaaaaagaaatcacaCAAACTGAATCTAAATTAAgcatgaatattttttgctgtGTCTTAGTCCATGTGTCGTAACGAATTTATTGAACtaaatattatacattattaaaattaaagaaaaaaaacacgaaaaccttaactaaaaaatatcttaacattttttgttttaaacgaATAGAATGCAGGCAATGAAAGAAAATCTCTACAAAATTAAGCACAAATtttttcagaaaaaaaaaccaacaaaaaattgaaaaatactaaGAAATTGCcttttacttatatttttttttctactataacaaattgaattattaataatatacaaCACACGCTGAATTCATTAAAGCATACAAGCGCGCCTAAAAACATCTGTGactaatgaaaaaaaaaacaaaacatatataattgaaaatcacGAGAAATCTGCaatcgaaaatgaaaaactccAATAAAATAATCGTAAAATGCGGGAGGTACAAGAAATTGTTGAGCAACATATGGCAAATACATATACTAGCTACAGTTTAACTAATTATTGATAACGGTACATACATTCTACATATGTACAGCCGACActtacactcacacaccaacagccacacccacacacagacacatatacatatacagatataCCAGTACATGCAAAACCTAGTTGTATTTGTATGTGGGATCATACTTGAGTAGAGATtagaaaccaaaaaccgacAATTTATACATTAGTATTTATGCAACAAGCTACTTTTACTTACACGCAACTGTGTGTGGTATATAGTAcgatatatatgtaaatatatagtatatatatatacatatatatttatatatacaaatatataggAGACATTTGACGACCGTAAGCCCGAACACAGCAATTTACTTATAtaacaaaccaaaccaaaccaagtttctttaaaaactaaaaacgaaaaaccaaaacaaaccaattccgaaaaatgcaaaagttttggTACGAAATACGAAGAACAATTATGTAATCGCGGCAAAAGTTGATGGGCGAAGTACGAATGAAAATGATGATGGCGAAGACCCCAtgaaatacaatatatatacacttatttaaaatatttaacaaaaaaacaaacgatttatatatatacatatatatacataccactaaatagtttaaatgtttatttattgtatttaaaaaaagatgAACGATAATGaaaccaaatttaaataaaactaataactcaaaaaaccaaaaacaacgcgatgcatttcacattttattcaACATATCTTGTCAACCATTCCATTCACTTAAAATTGGCGGCACAGGCATCGATGGCGGCGTTGAGCTCGTCGAATCCGTGGATGGCGTTCTCGGTGGACTTGGTGGTGCAGCTGGTCGCATCGGTGGCCACGGCGGGAACGCTCTTGCGCAGTCTGATCAGGTGGCGCAGCGAGGCCTGTCCATTGGCGACGTACAAGACGCCCTTGGCGGTGAACAAGGCGTTGCACGTCTTCTTTCGAATGCTGGTCTTGTGGCTCTTGCATTCCCTTCTCAGCTGATACAGCTGATAGCCATCGAGGGTCAGTTGGAGCACCGCCTTCTTGGTGTCCAGCACCAGATTGATCGACGTGACAGCGGCATCGCGTGCGCAGCCCAGGAAGTCCAGTGTGGTGGACGCCACCATATCGGCCGAACTGCTGGTCACATTGATGGCACACTCGCCCGCGTCCAATGCCCGCCTCTCCACGTCCTCCGCCAGCTTCTCCAGCTCCCTAATGGGCCATAGGAAGATTTTCAGCAGCTGGCGCTCCGTCAGCAGGATGATCTCCTTGGCCAGAGCCTTCGATTCGGCGATGAGCAAGCGCAACATGCGGTCCAGGATGGCGAACTCGTCCACATCCACGATGCCCTCCTCGGGCAGCTCGTCCTCTAAGTTGTATCCCAGGTTCAGGTCGAAGTCCAGGTTCAGTTCGAGTCCCAGCTGCTTGGCCAATTCCTGCAGAGAAACATCCTGTTCAACCGGCTCCTCCAGTTGCAAGGCTGAGACCTGAAAATCAtgtgcatttcatttgatttgttaTATCTGGTGGATTCCAATTGTATGCTAACTATGGCAAATAACATtaatcatacgcactgtggaccaactttaaaaattttctATGACAactatacatttttaagtaaGTTTAATGttagcatttaaaatatattcgaTAAGTAGTATcagtatttttgaaatatttttcaaacgAATAATACGATAAGTTTTTATCAGATATcgcgcatacgcactgttgatCTGATATTAGAATAGGCTTGATAAAATGAATCCTATTctcttaattttgttttacttttagaACCctactattattattgtattttacataGTATATATCTTTCATTTTCTACTCACAGCCGCCAAGGCGAATGCCAACACCAAAATAATACTCCTCATTGTTGGTTTTTATTGGATTTAGCCGGGATCTCGCAGCGAAATCACCTTATATATGGCTGGAAGACTCACTTGGTGCGCATTCAGATTGCCATATCGGTGCCCccagttaattaaaatatattcaagaGTTCGTTTTTATCGGCCAATTGGTATATTTCCCATTATTTGGCTTACTTTAATCGGAATAATTTCCGtctgatttttttctttttcctaaCGCctccagagagagagagagagagagagaaagtgGGCTGAAAAGAGAGGGAGACTTTCGATAAGATcacaaattatattattttgcgTTGAGCGATAGGAAACATCTATTACTGGATTCGCCACTTCAAAATCGCACTAATCGAAGCATCTAAATAATGCCATAATTATAGAAGATAATGTCATATAATTTATGGGCCTGCTCATATGCCCTCGATTAAAAGTCATTGCGAAGTcaggaaagaaaaaaaaaacagtggCAATCCAATCTATGGAATCACTTGAGACATTAGACACACATTGGGTGTTCCCAGTTCCccgatttatatatatatatatatttgatatctTGCTGGATTTTCCTTTGATTTCTTTTGCCAAATAAACAAGTGGAATACTATGAAAGGATCAATTTATTATGCTATgtttaaaaaccaaataattaaaattaaattaccaaatataataaataaaattttatttataaatttaattgtggGTCAAACTCTTTTCTACCCTTTCCATCCATTAAGTGATATATATTCCCAAACAAGTCATTGTTATGATGTTTTTGAGATTCTTTGTTTGATCGCACCAATTTTAATCTAAATCCAAATACGCTAACTCTATGAATAGCGTCCGAATGTAAAGTTCACTAATCCAACCAAGCCGTGAGTGATTTACAATGGCTACaataaatttatggccacCAATTCAGATTAC
This Drosophila simulans strain w501 chromosome X, Prin_Dsim_3.1, whole genome shotgun sequence DNA region includes the following protein-coding sequences:
- the LOC27207087 gene encoding uncharacterized protein LOC27207087, which translates into the protein MRSIILVLAFALAAVSALQLEEPVEQDVSLQELAKQLGLELNLDFDLNLGYNLEDELPEEGIVDVDEFAILDRMLRLLIAESKALAKEIILLTERQLLKIFLWPIRELEKLAEDVERRALDAGECAINVTSSSADMVASTTLDFLGCARDAAVTSINLVLDTKKAVLQLTLDGYQLYQLRRECKSHKTSIRKKTCNALFTAKGVLYVANGQASLRHLIRLRKSVPAVATDATSCTTKSTENAIHGFDELNAAIDACAANFK